The DNA region TGTCCTTCCCCAAACCTGCCAGCCCTGTGCCTAGAGCATTTGTTGAATGGCATGGCGACGTCTCCGTTATACCAGCTTAGAGATTCCCTTGTACAGGTGTGTGTGGATCGGGAtcggggggtggcggggggggggaagCACATTGCCCGCAGTGCTGCAGGAGGGTCGGCGCCTCCGCAGACTCTGAGCCTGTATCCCTTCCAGGGGCCCCCCAGGCCCGCGCTCTGGGCGCTCCTGCTGGCACTGCTGGGGGCTGCACCGGGCCGGGCCAGGCTCGGCGCCTGCAGCGTCCCCGACGTGCTCCACCACTACCGCGCGGTCATCTTCGAGGACCTGCAGGCCGCGGTGAGGTGGACTGGGCCGGGCTCCAGACAGCTGCATTTCATTCAGAAAAACCTGACTGGAGCCGCGGCCTCCCGATGGCGGGGCCGGGTGGGAGCCTCCTGTGGCGCCCAGAAGGTATGGAGACATCACCACCCAagccctccagccccctccccacggggctcctcccccagccccccgcttcctccctccccaggagcACAGTATCCTACTGTCCATCATGGCCCTGGGTCGGACCCTACGTGGGGCGGTGGCCGGGGGCCGCCGCGGGGCTCTGGAAAAGGCGGCTTGGACCGTGGCCGTGCGCACCGAGGCGGTGATGCGGCGCCACTGCCGGACGCTGCGCCAGGTGCGCGTCCCCGCTCGCTCCCACGGCCCCGCGGTCTCCCTTCCCAGGGGCTGGACACGAGctgcgggggagggggcgggcggggACCGTGCCCACGCCCTGACCGACGCGTCCCCGACAGCGGAGCCGGCGGCCCGAGACGCGCCCTGTTCGGCGTCGGGGCGGCCGGAGGCGGCTCCTGCTGCGCGCCCTGGACGCCGTCGCCACCTGCTGGGAGAAA from Tursiops truncatus isolate mTurTru1 chromosome 15, mTurTru1.mat.Y, whole genome shotgun sequence includes:
- the C15H20orf204 gene encoding uncharacterized protein C20orf204 homolog isoform X2; translation: MSPALVGMGQGMAKGETVQGVLPAVGRPRSVLPPSLMGTWALTPMQIRAAGAVVCPSPNLPALCLEHLLNGMATSPLYQLRDSLVQGPPRPALWALLLALLGAAPGRARLGACSVPDVLHHYRAVIFEDLQAAVRWTGPGSRQLHFIQKNLTGAAASRWRGRVGASCGAQKRSRRPETRPVRRRGGRRRLLLRALDAVATCWEKLFALRAAATDGSWGS
- the C15H20orf204 gene encoding uncharacterized protein C20orf204 homolog isoform X1 — translated: MSPALVGMGQGMAKGETVQGVLPAVGRPRSVLPPSLMGTWALTPMQIRAAGAVVCPSPNLPALCLEHLLNGMATSPLYQLRDSLVQGPPRPALWALLLALLGAAPGRARLGACSVPDVLHHYRAVIFEDLQAAVRWTGPGSRQLHFIQKNLTGAAASRWRGRVGASCGAQKEHSILLSIMALGRTLRGAVAGGRRGALEKAAWTVAVRTEAVMRRHCRTLRQRSRRPETRPVRRRGGRRRLLLRALDAVATCWEKLFALRAAATDGSWGS